A genomic region of Desulfuromonas sp. TF contains the following coding sequences:
- a CDS encoding GSU3473 family protein, with protein sequence MMIKVMYKDGSTHLVSPRFLDRLLSSDEIFAFRRSSGWVVVSRDRLRENDEGNGYTGQERRLKH encoded by the coding sequence ATGATGATTAAGGTTATGTACAAGGACGGGTCAACACACCTGGTGTCGCCCCGGTTTCTTGATCGGCTGCTTTCCTCAGATGAGATATTTGCCTTCAGACGTTCCAGCGGCTGGGTCGTTGTCAGCCGCGATCGGTTGAGGGAGAACGACGAAGGAAATGGCTATACCGGGCAGGAAAGGCGCTTAAAGCACTGA